In Candidatus Rokuibacteriota bacterium, a genomic segment contains:
- a CDS encoding HIT domain-containing protein, translating into MAYVTSAGAPPATPAGCIFCDALASGDDKGNRILRRGSKAFLILNKYPYASGHVMAAVNRHVGSLEETASEEIGHVMELVQAAIRALNRAYAPEGFNVGLNQGRAAGAGVPKHLHIHVVPRWSGDINFMPVVSDTRVLPESLDTTYDRLLAALGS; encoded by the coding sequence ATGGCGTACGTGACGTCAGCCGGAGCGCCGCCCGCCACGCCCGCCGGGTGCATCTTCTGCGACGCGCTCGCGTCCGGCGATGACAAGGGGAACCGCATTCTCCGCCGGGGCTCGAAAGCCTTCCTGATCCTCAACAAGTACCCGTACGCGTCCGGCCATGTCATGGCCGCAGTCAACCGGCACGTCGGCTCTCTCGAGGAGACAGCTTCGGAGGAGATCGGCCATGTCATGGAGCTCGTGCAGGCGGCGATCCGGGCTCTCAACCGCGCCTACGCCCCCGAGGGCTTCAACGTCGGCCTCAACCAGGGGCGCGCGGCGGGAGCCGGCGTACCCAAGCACCTGCACATCCACGTCGTGCCGCGCTGGAGCGGCGACATCAACTTCATGCCCGTCGTGAGCGACACTCGCGTCCTGCCCGAGAGCCTGGATACGACGTATGACCGCCTGCTGGCGGCGCTCGGCTCGTGA
- a CDS encoding integration host factor subunit beta: MTKADLIEEVSKLSSLTKKETELIVNTVFDNITDALAKGDKVELRGFGSFRIRHRNSRKGRNPKTGDSVSVPEKRVPFFKVGKRLRELVNT, translated from the coding sequence ATGACCAAAGCGGATCTCATCGAGGAAGTCTCCAAGCTGTCGAGCCTGACGAAGAAGGAGACGGAGTTGATCGTCAACACCGTCTTCGACAACATCACCGACGCTCTCGCCAAGGGAGATAAGGTCGAGTTGCGCGGGTTCGGCAGCTTCCGCATCCGCCACCGCAACTCTCGAAAGGGCCGCAACCCCAAGACCGGAGACAGCGTCAGCGTCCCCGAAAAGCGGGTGCCGTTCTTCAAGGTGGGGAAGAGACTCCGCGAGTTGGTCAACACTTAA